The sequence below is a genomic window from Peromyscus maniculatus bairdii isolate BWxNUB_F1_BW_parent chromosome 17, HU_Pman_BW_mat_3.1, whole genome shotgun sequence.
TGTTACTTGCATCAGAGTACAGATTTTCACACTAATGCTTAAATGTTACATATTCAGTCTATAATGCAAATTTTATGCAACTGGTAATATTTTAAGTCGGCGATCTTCAGTCTAAAAGACAacaaggagacaccagcctgcctgtAGATACGTTAACATTCCATAAACCAGTGCTGGAGAACCTGCCAGAAAACCTTATACCCAgtcttcaatctcagcacttcaaAAACAATTTGTAAGGTTAAaactcatttttaatattttatacttgACCTTACTATCTTGTGAGACATTTCTGTCTCAAATGTGAATCTGGTACACAATTAGGAGTCAGTTACTTGATGCCTACATTTTGGCAGATTttaatttctagtttttttcttaatagctaATCTAGTTAGATCATTTGGTTGATAAAGCATTTTATATTATAAAGGggaaaataacatatatataaacaataaagaaaaactgatACTACtcttaagtaaaaaagaaaatcacatagaaaaaaaatatggaagaagCCACCAAGTGTCTAAGAACTGGCCAGATTAGCACTTTTATTTACAGCCTTGTTGAATGACACCTGACATGCTTCCCGGGGTCACCTGCTGATCCCTGAACTGCCAACCACAAACACGGGCACATATCCTCTAAAGTAGGAAAATTAGCTAATATAGTCCAACTACCGTACTGCTTCACTGTTTGGgtatttcaatgtatttttttttaactttgttcaatacttaaaaaataattgtagCTTTATAAAGTTGGAATACAGAACTAATCACTAAACCTTTTATGCATACCTGAGTCATGAAATGTTAAACAGCACAGACATGAGAGTAAtgagagattttattttcttactttcatCCAAATACCCTTTCTGAAAAACATAAAAGCATGCACACTGATGGCACTCTTATAACGAAAAGCTATTGTAGCCCCTCAGCTGCAATTCAacagtaatataaataaaatcttatatTATATGAAAGGATTCACAGGTAGGCTGTTAATTTTCAGAAAATAGTTATGTCAAGTCAAAATTAACATGTTGAAGAGATGCTTctaatttttcaaacattttgatACAATTTATTTCCAATTACCACATTGACTGCTCTCGAGAAGAGTAAGTACAGTGCTAATGTTCAAAAGATCATATGCAGACCGCTTTGCTCTGTTTAAAAAGAACCAGTTATACCCATGTAATTCTAATGGTGCTGTCTTCTAAAATTCaaatgcacagcacacacataataTTTAAAGAtctgttttaatttatgtgtatgtatgtatgtgtgcatgtgcatgtggctcttcacagaggccagagaatgtGTCTGATTCCAActgagctggaattataggtttttgtgagcctccatgcaggcgctgggaactgaaccctctGCAAGAATGGTAattgctctcaactgctgagctgcttctccagccctCAGCCATGTCTCAAGTCTCATAACTTGTACTGATTTTGATCTGGTCAAAATAAGCTCTAATAGGACCgctaagaaaatatatttagctAAGACGTAAGATTGATCTCCACttcattttttaagtaaaagatgATTACAATTCGGCACAGTAACATGATgaacaagtttttttgtttttaggccACTATATTCTGTGGATGTATGTGTACtgcatatgaatatacatatccACATGTGAACATGTATATCCATATGTGAATATACATACTCGTATATGGATATGCATATTcatatatggatatacatatttatgttaatatacatatccatatatgaatacacaaacacagaaaccAAGTGACAGCACATGACActtcaaagacatttaaaaaggcCTATTTTTTGGTTTTAGGAAAACAATATAAGAGGCAAATTTtccctcaattaaaaaaaatttattgtgaTTAAAATGGTGTATTTCAACTCGATCATTGGTATAATAATTTTGTGACAAAAATCTGTATGACGTATGCAGAAATGTTACCTTAAAGGACTAGTAGGCAATCATGCTTAAATCACAACATAAAAATACAGCAAATCATATTTTAGTAAGCCTCCTTCCATAGGATACACTGTTCTACGACCGAGAACAGTGTGATTTGGTCCTGGAAGGTAGCTCTTGTTCACAGGTGATATGTATCAACAGTGTGGGTCCATGAAAACTAAAGAGAAATGACGTTTACCCAATCCTGACATTTCttgacataaacaaatgcaaaccGCTTCTGCAGCAGCCAAGGAGGCTTACCCACAGGAGCCAGGGAAATGCCCTCTGAGCCGGGCAGCACTGCCTGCACCCAGACAATGAACAGCACCACTGAAGGACACCAAGCCAGAGGGCAGGGGCTGGAACAAGCAGCAAGCGACCAGAGTGCACACGCTCAGACCAAATGCAGTGCCAAAGCAGAGGGAGACAGGCAGAAGGCACGTGCTAGGACAGAGTCAGGATGCTGGCCAACCTCCACCACCTAGAGCTCTGTGGATGTCCAGTCTGATATGAACGTAACAGGGACCCTCAGTTTATAAGCACTCACAGCACAGATGCTGGGAGGTGCTACCTCAGCAGCTCAGACGCTGGGCTATTTAAAGCTCTGCCAAATGAGACAGTTATAACAGAGCTTCAACTCTATTCTGACACTTTACACATTATTCTCTGTAGAATGGGGGGTATGCAACTTAagcaattttaataaatattagaaatgtttgttattttgtaaatataaagaaaagtagCTAAATAGagcaatataataaaaatatacaatagaCAGATCTTTTCTGCCATGAATATTTCTCACCTTTTTCTTTGAACATCTCAACACATAATTACAGTATCTTTCATTGACTTGCAAAATTTAACGAAAACCCAGCATCACATagcttcaaaatataaaatactttagtGATAAAGAGTTTGAGCTGCCAAGTAATCAAAATGGAAGATAACCAATATAGTGAAATATGCTACAAAGTAATGTTAAAATACAGCCATCTAAATTACAAACAACATCAAATTATATAATCCAAATAATCTTCACAAGTGGATATCAGTTCATGAAGAACATGAAAAATAGCATAAACTCCACTTAACTTTCATGTTTccagcaatcccagcacctgaaaaGCCACGTGTGTTTGCCCCAAATCAACGCATGTTGGCTGTGGTCACTAATTCTATTTTATCCAGTGTTCAATCAACAAGGCTTTTAAAAAACTTCTTATTTAATTCAGGAAACAATGTGACGTAATGTGTAGCCATCAGTAAGAGACATGACTGGAGCCCGCTCCTTGCTTATGTTTTAATAACAAACCATAGGCAGCCAAGGAGGGTTCCATACAACCAGGTGCCCACATACAGTTTCCTTCCAGACTCCGTCATGAGCATGACAGCAGTCAGACTACCCAAGACCAACACTGACGGTAGAGTCTTCTTGACACTTAGTCTGGAATGAACACTTTTCCCAGgaaatttgtttcttctttctggatCTGGTGAATCATAGAATTCTACGAGCAACCTGTGGCCAGAATGAAAAACAACAGAATTGGTACTTTCAGTTTTGGACATTTTGGTgttgaaacaagcaaacaaaaatcatctACTGGATACTAGTTACTTGCTGAGCAAGTACAGTTCATTAGAAAACCCAGGTAGGAGAAGAGACAtcagaggcagctcagcagggaGCTCACTACTGGTTTACAGTATTGTAGCTTATCCTTACCACACAGGAAGTGAAACACAAAACACTTGGTGCAAGCCTTTGATGAAGActttgggacacacacacacacacacacatttgcttttattttacgtgtatgggtgttttgcttgtgtgtgtaccatgtgcgtgtgtgtctaATGCCTCcaaaggccagagagggtgtcagatccacttgaataggagttacagacaattgtgagccaccatgggggtgctgggaaatgaacccaggtcctctggcagagctcttaactgctgagccaccaaccactccagccccatttttcttCCATCTGTAAAAAGCTATAGCAACCTGACTCATATGACTAGTGACTACTTCCACTCCTTCCTCCCATGGCTCTCAGCCCaagagaagtaaagaaaagggtTGAGGCTATAGCTCAatagcagagcacttgcctatcatGTGTGAGCCCCTAGATCgattctaaaaaaagaaattcttaaaaCATACATGGAGTTTTCATCCTGTgacagtttgaataagaatgtcccccacaggttcctatatttgaatgcttattggatgagtaggtgtggccctgttagaagaagtgtgccactgggggtgggctttgaggtttcaaaagcccatgccaggttcAGTCTctattgcctgtggatcagaatttaactctcaactacttctccagcaccattcctGTCTGAATGctcccatgctccccatcatgatgataatggtctaaacctctgaagcCATAAGGAAGTACCtaattaaattctttctcttttaagagttgctttggtcatggtatctcctcgcagcaacagaacagtgactaagacacctcCCTAAAGTTCTTATTCCCATGTAATTATAAAAACAGATAAGACAAAGAGCATAGTTCATTCATTCTCCCCTCTGACTTAAAACATGTAAGATTATAGCTGCAGCACATGCAACAAAGGAAGTATTCCTATTGCCTTACAGGCACATTCACAGAGGTAATGATGAGTACatgtttgttgtagaatattattttacggtgtttatttgtttatgcggtggaacatttgcttaatgatgtaaagatgtgttgcattactttatgttgcatttgtctgactctgtgaagctgtgttactgtgcctgtctaaaacacctgatggtctaataaagtgctgaacagccaataatgaggcaggagaaaggacaggcagggctggcaggcagagagaatagataggaggagaaatctaggaggaaaagattgacatacaaaagaaaagaagagaagagaactcCAGGGACCAGCTACTCAGCcatacagcaagccatggagtaagaaggaaggcATACAGAGATAGAAAATGGCAAAAGCCCAGAGGACctaaagtagatgggataatttaaattaggaaaagctggctagaaacaagccaagctaaggccaggcattcataagaaagaataagcctctgtgtgatttatttgggagctgggtggcgagcTTCCAAAGAGCAAAAgatccaaagaataaaaaaaaaaaaaaacagctacacATGTTAAGTGTCTGTAACACAAACAGGTGGATATTAAACACTGTCCAGTTCTtttctgaaaatacatttttatattaagaTACATAAGTCTTCTTAAACTGTTCCATCACCAAAGCGATCTTAAATTGATGGACTGAAAAATTGTCAGGTACTAACACTTGACAACTCAATGCATAAATCTAATATGAAGTTTCATTTTCAAACGGCTATACTTGCAGTATTACTTTTACTAACTCAAGAAAGGAGACAATGTCATTATGAAATTATCAACTGCCCTTGCTCTTCCCACAGCACACTGGTGTTGTGCTCACCTGTACTTCAAAGTCTCCATGTCCACAGCCTTGCTGTTCTTGTGTGGCTAGCACAGAAGAAAGGCTCTTCCTTTACATCTTATCCCAGAGCAGCCTACTGCCCAGATAACACTACAGGTAGGCCACCTGGACATGATCTTTACAGTGACTCATAACAGTTTAAAACAAAGGCACGTAAGGACAGAGTAAGATTTAACCCGAGTTCATCAAAAAGCATTCTTGAAACAATACAAACTTTAGCTTCACTTTAGCTGTGCCATTGGCTTTTGATAAAGGCCTCCCAGTTGACCATGTTGAGTTGTCACTGTACAGAAACCAAAAGCTGTACTGATGTAGAAAtgttaaagttaatttttatacAAGGGCAATGCATTAAATGTGTTACATAGGAAGTATGTAAGGCCTTATCTATGCAAGTTCAATTAGTATTtcctaaataatgaaaacaccTCCTTTTCAAATTGGTTACTGTAGTGAAATTTAGTTGAACTGAAGTTTCTGAATGCTGCAACTGTTACCACTTACTTATCTTTTATCTCAAAACGCTCATGAAGccattttttcatgtgttcttgttCCTCTGGAACTTCATTTTTGTCTATACGATCAAAGTGAATATGAAGTTTGGGACACTGTTTGCAGAGAAACtctaacaaagaagaaaaagatttcAGGTCTTACTACTCTAGAATTCATGATTATATAATGTAACTtacaatgaaaacaaagcaataaagacCCAAAaagctggaaaacaaacaaacaaacaaaaaacccaaacaaacaaaaaaacaaaaccaaaaaacaaaacaactataaACTCATGACTTGCAGTATTAAGCTCAGGTTGAAAAATCCATCCATATTAGCCCACAGCACTTGCTAACTCTGTGTCGGCTATCACTGACTAACACTGAACTTGAGAAGCAGCCATCCCTCCTAATGGAAATGTCCTAATAAAACCTATTACTTTGTACACTAacttaaagattaatttttaaaatagttaaaagttaaaatcttttaTGTTTTAATGCTTTCTCTCTTTTACTTTCAAAGCTGATTCCTTCCTCAAAGTATATGTAAGAAAGCTGGCTGGTTTTGACCATCAAACTGCTTCATGATCCTACAGGTTAACATGAAGATAAAGATGAGTGCTAGGGAAGTATTTAATACAAAGGGAATGTGTGGAGCCAGGGActgcagattttttaaaaaataaacttgaagTCTTCGTCACACTGTGGTGTGCAGACATTTCTTAGGGCACGTCTGCCTTCTGCCCCTTCCTCCgtagtactgggattataagagAGCTCTTTGCATGTGGCAAatatgtctctctcctctctccctctttcccctctctaaAACGAGTACTCTGAAAGGGGCCAGAATCTTTCACCACTCCTTTATTCACCAGTTCCCATGTTCAAATGTTGACTTTGTGGCTAAAGTTACCTAAACTTTTCTCACTCAAAACCCTTTGGTTAAAATCTAGCACATGCTTGAAAAGGCACAATTTCTTCTTGTCCAATAATACAAACGTCCTTCCCAAACATGCTATAAAGGAGGTTCAAGacaaaaaaacattaaaagaaggGGGCGAACTGGATGTAGGagcctgagttccagggcagcttggtctacatagttgagttccaggagagccagagcaacacagtgggaccctgtattgaaaaataaaaccaaaccaagccaaacaaaacaaaaacaacaaaagaagaaggtTCAAGGCTACACTGACCATCACTGTACTCCTTGACACTGCTAGCTGAGCAGCTTGTCCTCATATCTTTGTAGATCTTTCCAGTTTCATATGTGAACCTCTGGCAGAAAGAAGCCAGGTTAAAGACCTCCACAGACTCATCAGACACGTGAAATTTAGAATGATGAGTAAATTTCAAATGATATACATTAGTACCCACCAGTAAGTGAAATAAAGGAAGCCATCTGAGGGGCTATACAATCGTAACACAGGGGTAGCTGAatcaggaggattgcaaattcaaggctagaGCTAAATAGCAAGACACCATACTTCCCCAGTAAAGCAGTGAGTACACTCACcaattaaaacaataaagaaagaaaagaaaagagtttataTCTTACCTGTATCATGTACTACTCAGCCTCCAACACACGGAAATATGGACTTACCAGTCATGGACGGTGAGTTCGAGTATTTTCCTGACCCTTTCTCAGTCCCTTCGTAAACCACTGTGACATCGTAAATTGCATCTAAATGATTCTTCATAGAATCAAAAGCAACGTGAGTTGCCTTTATTCTTGGTGTGAGCACGTGCTTTAATACTGGAaggcctaaaaagcaggtggatTCAGTGCGGTCATGATTAGGAATACATTAAATTCAACACCTAAATTACTTATCAGCTACCACAAATAGCCAGGAATTAAAGTTTATGCCCTAACCTCACATCTATGAGCTGGCTATATGCTTAGAATGCTCTCCTGCATTACCATCTTTACTTAGGTCAAAAAGCACTGAACATATATTCATTAACCTTCTACATGAATAAGACCTCCTGATGGAAGGTGGTCCTCAGGAAGCTTATGACCCACTGGGACCCTTCTCTTTGGTAACCCTGGTAGGAAAGATACCACAGAAGGGCAGCAACATCTTGCTAATCACTCAGATTTTCTTAGGAGAAGAATTCATCATTCCCTCCACTCTcttctgctgcttcctcttcttgACTTGAGTGTGGACTGACAAGTTCACAGGAAACACTAAGTCTTACTATGTAATCTGAACAGTGATTAGGGAGAACTCGATTTGAAGTTTCTACTGCCTCTCTCCAGGGAAAGTGGAAGAACAGCTACAGTATGGTGGGACTGTCtacagaagaatttttaaaatgcagggTGGTGTGGGAAAGAAAACGATTCCCACAACCACATGTCTGACTTCAGTCCCCAGGGCAGAAGGAGTATAATTTATTCACAAACTTGTACCAAAGTCTGAAAAGTCAACCAAACTGGGGAACATTTCTTGTCAGTTAAGTCCTTCTTTGCTACTGGAGACCATCCAGTCTCAGGACTTTGATAAGCATACACTGTCAAATTTGCATGTTACCttgaccagattttttttttttttttttttttttagacagacccaggctggcctcaaatttctgATGCTCCCACCTTAGATCTAGGCGCTGGGATCACAGGGATGCATTACCATTTCTGGCTCAACCAGTATTTTTATTAGATGATTAGGACTGGAAGCCCAAAAGGAGGGTTAGATGTGGTGTCAACATATGAGGAGAAAAAACTCACAGAAAATTCTTGCCTGTCTGTACCTACTAACAACGAGTCCACTAATGTTTAATTATTCCAACCACACAAACTATGTCTACAACTAAGACAAAGCCTAGCCCTTCTGTGATTACATACAAGGAAACCTCCATCCTAAATCAGATAGCATGTCCCCTCTAGTCTTCATGCAGAAAGAATTGTGATCCCAACCAAGTGCTTCTCAGTTCTGAAGCAAGATGTGGTACACACTCTCCTGAATGTGAAGTCATTAGCTAACTGATCCTTCATAGTGTATTTATCCAATTCCTAGACATAGACTTAAGGGACTTGTacgaaaatgccataatgaaccCATATTTTATGGACtaatttaaaaaactaataattaagccaggcggtggtggtgcatgcctttaatcccagcacttgggagacagaggcagatagatctctgtgagtttgaggccagtcggTCTACAGatccaagttccaggacagccaggacaacacagagaaactgtctcaaaaaccaaaaacaaaataaaacaaaacaaaaccctaatattaaaaaaagagaaaattgtctaaaaaaatagacaaaaataaatagcCCCCTCCATGGACTATCCAGCACCTGCTCTGGTCTTTACTCTGCTTTGCTTTTGTCTCCAGATCTCCTCAATTATTCTGTTCTATAAAACACACTTCAGAAATGGGGTCAAATATGGGGTCAAAAGCAGTTATACTTGGCATGTCTGGTAAAATAGGGAGCTGAATAGAGACAACCTACCTTCCCTTTACTACTAAACCCTTTGGTCAAGGTTCACCCTCAGAGACACAGTGGTGGCTCAGTGACAGGACACAggttagagtcatctgggaagaggggctgTCAATTAAGACAATGCCTCCAGAAGAGTTTGCCTGTAGGCCAGCCtagagtgcatttttttttttttgattgatgaccaatgtgggagggcccagctcatggtgggcAATGCCACatctaggctggtggtcctaggggctataagaaagcaagttgagcaagtcatgaggagtaagccaacgagcagcactcctccatggtctctgcatcagtgcttgcctccaggttcctgcctgtttgAATTTCTGCTGTCTGCCCTCAAAGATGGACTATGATGTAGAACTACaggctgaaacaaaccctttcctccccaggttgctttgggtcatggtattttatcaaagcaatgggaatcctaactaagacagcagaaaGTTTATGATGTTCTTAATGGCCAGAGAAAGGGGAAAACAAATAGGGTTGCTGATGTTTCAGaatgagaggcagaaacaaaTGGGCTCagtggggctagtgagatggctgagACGGCACATGGGTTTGCTCCCTAACGCATGCTTCTTAAACATACAGCTATGGCACATAATGAGCTCTGTCTTCACGGAGTGAGCAAATCCAGTCTTCTTGGTCTTTCTACTGCCTCTCAACATTAGCTTAGCCATCACTAACAGACCTGCCTGCTGTGGCATCTGACATCCACCCTCTGATTATTATACATACAGTTGTATTTCTGtatgatacatatatatttgtgtatgtttatttttgcTATACACCAGTTTTTATACTGAGTCACTCACTAAAGTGCACTTTCTCTGAATAACCATTTACTTACATTTTAACTCAATTCACAGCATGGGAATATGTGCCACAGCAAGCATGTGAATCTAACCTctacaacacaaattactaagaatcTACTTAACTCTGTAAAAGATCAGACATTCTTTCATTCAGTTCttaagagaaacacatattctcaTGGACTGGATATGGCTCAGGGGTTAtggagctcttccagaggtcctgagttcaatttccagcaaccacacatggtggctcacaaccatctacaatgagatctggtgccctcttctgacatgcaagcagaacactgtatacataataaataaataaataaataatcttaaaaagaaaaaaaggaagaaacatgtTCTCCAGGAAGAAAGaatctaaagaaaacaaagatcattttccttaaaaagtatttttctgaATACAGTTAAACTTTGACTCACCTCGTTGAGCAGCAAATGCCTGACTGGCTGAAAGGAGTTTTGTCTGTGTTCTGTTATACCTTGTTCCCTCTGGAAAAATCACAAGATACATCTGTGGGGCACAAATGAACTTGAGTTTGCGTGAGTCCACTGTTGTTAGCACTGACTTAGCAATTCCAACTGTTACTGTTGCGGCAGTGTTTCATGGGGTGAGAAAACGTGTACTCATGTATAAACAACCTTTACTTTTAGCAGAGTAACCCAAAATGCAGATTCAATTAAGGCTGACCACAACATGGGCTGTAATAAAACGTAGCTCTACATTTATGGTAAAGCcaatctttaaaaatctaaaactgtttttaaaagttttagaaCATGCTAGTTAGTCACTAATATAAAATCTGGACACAAAACGCTGCCCTGTGATAAATGATCACCCACCTCCAGTTCCCAAAAATAAAccgtgatttttaaatatttttgcatatattaAGATTGTATTAGCACATATTATTAACTCTACATGTTAGTGGAATCTGCTGTACgtctgcacaaacacacacagagcacactcaTCATATCCAACCTTCAATCTTCCACCATTACAGGAGTGTAGCTAGCAATGTCCTTAAGTATCAAGGCTAACAGTACATCTATCTGAAAACTGCCTATGAATTTAGTATTTGCGTTTCAAAAGGCTCCTACAATATCCCATTTTATAGAGCTCTCCGAGTGTTTTCTACATCATTTACTTTAAGCCTCATACTCATACATAAAACTGAGAATGCAGTATCTGCAAACAAAACGAAGTATCAAGACAGATACTAAGTCATCAATTGATATGATTTTATACTTAATTATCTtaggaaagtaaaaataaaaatgttaaggcCATGTAAAAAAACTTCTACTTGAGAACTGAGTGATGTAAAAACACTTTTTAATTGGTGGCCAACAGACAAACTCGCCAAGTAAACACAGTATTATAGAAAACAATAGGATAGGGATTCATGAGAGGAAACTATGTCCATTTATCCATGCTCAAATGATCCCCAACAATACTATTTCCCTACACAGCTAGTAgaagaagcaatgtttcttctgaGCAATCTGTGGATATAAAACTCCTACTAAATGAACCTACAGGAGAATATAAATTTGTTTATGAAACAAGCTTACAAAGAAATGCAGTGATTCATCTGAAGAGCTAGTATAATGTACAACAGCATCTCTGCATTTCTCCATTTGCAGCTCCTTTTGTCCCCAAGAGCTGTCCGGCATTGTGAACATCTGACCCCCAGCTGTAGCATCATGTTGGGAGCTTGTGGAGCCTCTAAAGTATAGGGCCTAACTGGAGGAAGTCACCGAGAGGCAGGCCTTGAAAATTATAACCCAGTTCCACTTCCTGTCCTACCCAGACGTGAGAAAACAGTATCACTCTCTGGTGGCCTCAGCTATGTCACAGTGCCACTCGGCACGGCGGAACATACCAACAAAGCACAGGCCAAATAAAGCCTTCTCTCAAGTTGCTTCTTATTAGAAATTTAACTAGGGCACTAAGCAGAGTGGGTAATACAGAAAATTAGTACAGAGAGTGGTGTTCTTGCTATGGTAAAGCTGGCATTTGGTTTTAGGCCTTTATAGATGTTTGAGGGTGGAAGGT
It includes:
- the Agpat5 gene encoding 1-acyl-sn-glycerol-3-phosphate acyltransferase epsilon → MLLSLVLHTYSMRYLLPSILMLGSAPTYLLAWTLWRVLSALLPARLYQRVDDRLYCVYQNMVLFFFENYTGVQILLYGDLPKNKENVIYLANHQSTVDWIIADMLAARQDALGHVRYVLKDGLKWLPLYGFYFAQHGGIYVKRSAKFNEKEMRNKLQSYVDAGTPMYLVIFPEGTRYNRTQTKLLSASQAFAAQRGLPVLKHVLTPRIKATHVAFDSMKNHLDAIYDVTVVYEGTEKGSGKYSNSPSMTEFLCKQCPKLHIHFDRIDKNEVPEEQEHMKKWLHERFEIKDKLLVEFYDSPDPERRNKFPGKSVHSRLSVKKTLPSVLVLGSLTAVMLMTESGRKLYVGTWLYGTLLGCLWFVIKT